From Anaerohalosphaera lusitana, one genomic window encodes:
- a CDS encoding class II SORL domain-containing protein has product MTLVKSESKCENDIFCGINVPENTQDVESMTDLEKKHLPVITAPESVKKGETFEVTVEVGKYKEHPNEPKHHFEFMELYAGHTYLGRIDFMAQITEPVMKMHVTLDHIHGDLRAFAYCNLHGVWMGKAPIEITE; this is encoded by the coding sequence ATGACGCTGGTTAAGAGCGAAAGCAAATGTGAGAATGATATTTTCTGCGGCATCAATGTCCCTGAGAACACTCAAGATGTAGAGAGCATGACAGATCTGGAGAAGAAGCATCTGCCGGTAATAACAGCGCCGGAGTCTGTCAAGAAGGGTGAGACCTTTGAAGTGACTGTTGAGGTCGGCAAGTATAAAGAACATCCGAACGAACCCAAGCACCATTTTGAATTCATGGAACTGTATGCCGGGCACACATACCTGGGCAGGATAGATTTTATGGCGCAGATAACCGAGCCTGTCATGAAGATGCATGTGACGCTGGATCATATTCATGGTGATCTGCGGGCGTTCGCTTACTGCAATCTGCATGGAGTATGGATGGGCAAGGCGCCTATCGAGATAACCGAATAG
- a CDS encoding CBS domain-containing protein: MYVREIMTMGVETIGSDATVAEAAKKMKSLGIGSIPVVQDNKIIGIISGQDVIFRCVAEDRDPRESPVNEFMTSELTCISQDERIEEAAKLMEDKHIHRLLVLDSSNNPVGVLSLSDVAVKSKDEHLAWEVLERISEPASPYRRSEE, from the coding sequence ATGTATGTAAGAGAGATCATGACCATGGGAGTGGAGACGATAGGCTCTGATGCGACGGTTGCGGAAGCAGCCAAGAAGATGAAGTCGCTGGGCATTGGATCGATCCCGGTGGTTCAGGACAACAAGATCATTGGAATAATATCCGGTCAGGATGTGATTTTCCGTTGCGTCGCCGAGGACCGGGATCCGAGAGAGAGCCCGGTAAACGAGTTCATGACAAGCGAATTGACCTGCATATCGCAGGATGAACGTATCGAAGAAGCCGCAAAACTGATGGAGGACAAGCATATCCACAGGCTGCTGGTGCTTGACAGCAGCAACAATCCAGTCGGTGTACTTTCGCTGAGTGATGTGGCAGTAAAAAGTAAAGACGAGCACCTTGCCTGGGAAGTGCTCGAAAGAATATCCGAACCAGCAAGTCCTTACAGGAGATCTGAAGAATAG
- a CDS encoding DUF1540 domain-containing protein has product MQMSKVSKCDVTGCAYNTDNQCHAYAITIGNSGTPKCDTLCMASGKTDDTNSTAGVGACKTTSCKANKGFECTAPEITVGFQGNEADCLSFTPR; this is encoded by the coding sequence ATGCAAATGTCAAAAGTTTCAAAATGTGATGTTACCGGTTGTGCTTACAACACTGATAACCAGTGCCACGCTTATGCAATTACTATCGGCAATTCGGGGACGCCCAAATGCGATACTCTTTGCATGGCGTCGGGCAAGACGGATGACACCAATTCAACGGCTGGGGTAGGTGCGTGCAAGACCACCAGTTGCAAAGCAAACAAGGGCTTCGAATGCACAGCACCTGAGATCACAGTTGGCTTTCAGGGCAACGAAGCTGATTGTTTGAGTTTCACACCACGATAG
- a CDS encoding pyridoxamine 5'-phosphate oxidase family protein yields the protein MDKQKIEQAVHFAANVGPVCIATVDNQGMPHVDAAGQIDLGAEDNVYLTRCFGPQTLMDLKQNDHIAVLIWNEQSQDGYQLIGQCSKIEEISEHGETQEMFDAEQAYYKGEQRLTVHVDKVSELKQKSSSGA from the coding sequence ATGGATAAACAAAAAATTGAGCAGGCTGTCCACTTTGCAGCGAATGTAGGGCCGGTGTGCATAGCGACTGTTGACAACCAGGGTATGCCTCATGTCGATGCTGCGGGGCAGATCGATCTTGGAGCTGAGGACAATGTCTATCTGACACGATGCTTCGGGCCTCAGACGCTGATGGATCTTAAGCAGAACGATCACATTGCCGTTCTGATCTGGAACGAGCAGAGCCAGGACGGATATCAACTGATCGGTCAGTGCAGCAAGATCGAAGAGATCAGCGAGCACGGTGAAACTCAGGAAATGTTCGACGCTGAGCAGGCATATTATAAGGGCGAACAGCGGCTGACTGTTCACGTGGATAAGGTTTCAGAACTTAAGCAGAAATCATCTTCCGGTGCATAG
- a CDS encoding phosphoribosyltransferase, with protein MYQNREDAGRRLALSLNRYKDEDCVVLGIAMGGMEIGYQVARYLDADFSPLMVRKLSYPKNPESGFGAIAEDGSIFIFPYVGRTLHYRTIDKIVEMEREEVQRRVDLLRDGEPLPDIRQKTVILVDDGIAKGGTIRAATMLCRKKGAQKLVIGTPVANAEMANDMADVGEDSVVLTTPKYFKAIPQVYRQWREVGDQEGLDIMEKWRSQLVHATV; from the coding sequence ATGTATCAGAATCGGGAAGACGCAGGGCGAAGACTTGCACTTTCACTAAACAGATATAAAGATGAGGACTGTGTCGTTCTCGGAATTGCAATGGGCGGCATGGAGATAGGGTACCAGGTAGCACGATATCTCGATGCTGATTTCAGTCCGCTGATGGTACGCAAGCTGTCATATCCCAAGAACCCCGAGTCGGGTTTTGGAGCGATAGCGGAAGACGGCAGCATTTTCATATTCCCTTATGTGGGGCGGACACTGCATTACAGAACGATCGATAAGATCGTCGAAATGGAACGCGAAGAAGTACAGCGCAGGGTAGACCTACTGAGAGACGGTGAACCGCTGCCTGACATAAGGCAGAAGACGGTGATCCTGGTGGACGACGGTATCGCTAAGGGCGGTACGATTAGGGCCGCGACAATGCTGTGCAGGAAAAAGGGAGCACAGAAGCTTGTGATCGGCACACCGGTGGCTAATGCCGAGATGGCGAACGATATGGCAGACGTAGGTGAGGATTCGGTGGTACTGACTACGCCGAAATACTTCAAGGCCATACCGCAGGTTTATCGTCAATGGCGTGAGGTAGGCGACCAGGAAGGACTGGACATAATGGAAAAGTGGCGCAGTCAGTTGGTGCATGCCACTGTTTAG
- a CDS encoding transglutaminase-like domain-containing protein yields MKKKRRYITFAMVAILALIAVIVIIQYRVRPSTAEAGSGRTLILEYTAEISGVPASNNPMKIFIPVAMDDEGQTLHGFEVAGDWDYEIVSEAEYENRFILINTTTEEYRANDEPVQVRYFVTRYDVSPVTAEGSRWPLTTEKERKYLTGTRMLPTTGKIAEEASSVAGNSYTDLTKARILYNHIVDTVEYDKSGEGWGRGDAMYACNVRKGNCTDFHSLFIAEARALGIPARFIMGLPLPADKDAGVIEGYHCWAEFYTDEKGWLPVDASEASKNPGKRDAYFGRLDRNRVAFTIGRDIRLPESKAEPLNFAIYPYVEIDGREHKDVEAAFEFEETTMSYVQIMLEGERNNDAG; encoded by the coding sequence GTGAAAAAGAAAAGGCGTTACATTACGTTTGCGATGGTTGCTATATTGGCATTAATCGCAGTGATTGTGATAATCCAATATCGAGTCAGACCTTCGACTGCTGAAGCAGGCAGCGGGCGCACGTTGATACTGGAGTACACCGCAGAGATCAGCGGTGTGCCCGCTTCGAATAATCCTATGAAGATTTTCATACCGGTTGCTATGGATGATGAAGGACAGACGCTTCATGGTTTTGAGGTAGCCGGTGACTGGGATTACGAAATAGTCAGTGAGGCCGAGTATGAAAACAGGTTCATATTGATCAATACAACTACTGAGGAATATCGCGCGAATGATGAGCCTGTGCAAGTGAGATATTTTGTTACAAGATATGATGTTTCGCCGGTGACTGCGGAAGGATCCAGATGGCCGCTGACGACTGAGAAAGAACGGAAATATCTTACAGGAACAAGAATGCTGCCCACTACCGGCAAGATAGCAGAAGAAGCCAGTTCGGTGGCCGGTAACAGCTACACTGATCTGACCAAGGCGCGTATACTCTACAATCACATTGTTGACACGGTGGAGTATGACAAAAGCGGTGAAGGTTGGGGTCGAGGAGATGCGATGTATGCCTGTAATGTTCGCAAAGGCAATTGTACTGACTTTCACTCTCTGTTTATAGCGGAGGCGCGGGCACTTGGCATTCCGGCACGGTTTATCATGGGCCTGCCGCTACCTGCCGACAAAGATGCGGGCGTAATAGAGGGCTATCATTGCTGGGCGGAGTTTTATACAGATGAGAAGGGATGGCTGCCAGTAGATGCATCTGAAGCCAGCAAGAATCCCGGAAAACGAGATGCATATTTTGGCCGACTCGATCGGAACAGAGTGGCATTTACCATAGGGCGAGATATCAGGCTGCCCGAGTCAAAAGCCGAGCCTTTGAATTTCGCAATTTATCCTTATGTAGAAATTGACGGGCGCGAGCACAAAGATGTAGAGGCCGCGTTCGAATTTGAAGAAACGACAATGAGTTATGTTCAGATAATGTTAGAAGGAGAACGAAATAATGACGCTGGTTAA
- a CDS encoding phosphoribosyltransferase — MALTEIYSTSSEAFTDRRQAAQTLVEHLEEYSGSDSLVLGIPRGGVVIADCLANSLDVQMDVVLTHKLGAPANPELAIGAVSEDGHLILDDQLAAITGASRRYIEEEKAKQLEVINSRVKQYREILAKSDVGGRTVILTDDGIATGATMQAAVWAVKAEGAAEVVVAVPVGPADSLERIAEDADKIICVRSPAYFGSIGRFYQIFDQVSDDQVLKIITEQAKRRRDHG, encoded by the coding sequence ATGGCTTTGACTGAAATATATTCGACGTCAAGTGAAGCGTTTACCGATCGCAGGCAAGCAGCGCAAACATTGGTCGAGCACCTGGAGGAATATTCCGGCTCCGACTCGCTTGTGCTGGGCATTCCGCGAGGCGGAGTGGTGATCGCTGACTGTCTTGCGAATTCGCTGGATGTGCAGATGGACGTGGTGCTGACCCATAAACTGGGAGCACCGGCTAACCCGGAGCTTGCGATCGGAGCGGTTTCTGAAGACGGACATTTGATCCTGGACGATCAGCTCGCAGCTATCACAGGAGCAAGCCGAAGATACATAGAAGAAGAAAAAGCAAAACAGTTGGAAGTTATCAACTCGCGAGTAAAGCAGTATCGCGAAATACTTGCTAAGTCGGACGTTGGCGGCAGGACGGTGATCCTTACAGATGACGGGATAGCAACGGGAGCGACAATGCAGGCGGCTGTCTGGGCGGTGAAAGCAGAGGGTGCTGCAGAGGTAGTAGTTGCGGTACCTGTAGGGCCTGCTGATTCGCTGGAACGGATAGCGGAAGATGCTGATAAGATCATCTGCGTAAGGTCTCCTGCCTATTTCGGTTCTATAGGAAGGTTTTATCAGATTTTCGACCAGGTCAGCGATGACCAGGTTTTAAAAATCATTACGGAACAAGCCAAGCGGAGAAGAGATCATGGATAA